The genomic region CTGCTGTTCGCGGCGCCACTCATTCCGGTTTTCATGGCATTGATCGGCTGGCGCGCGCAGGAAGCGAGCGAAGCGCAACTCGCGAAGACAGGCGACATGAATGCCTTCCTTCTCGACAGGTTGCGTGGCATCACTACGATCCGTTCGCTCGGAGCAGTCGACGCGACGGCGAAACGGCTTCGCGCCAATGCCGAAGACTTGCGCACGCGGACGATGACCGTGCTGCGCATCGCCTTTCTGTCTTCAGCCGTGCTTGAACTGTTTGCGGCGCTCGGCGTGGCGATGGTTGCCGTTTACATCGGCTTCTATCTTCTCGGGCAGCTGAACTTCGGCACATGGGGTGTGCATCTCGGCTTGAGCGGAGGCTTGTTCATTCTGCTTCTGGCGCCGGCCTTCTTCGAGCCGCTTCGCGAGCTGTCCGCCGTCTGGCACGATCGCGCTGCAGGGCGCGCCGCGATCGACGAACTTAACCGACTGTCGACATCCGGGCGTACGATCCCTGGTTCAATCACCCATTCGAAAGCCGCGGTGGCAGATCTGACCAGCGCTCCCGCCATTAGGATCGATAAACTGTCATTTCGGTACGGCGACAGCGACGGATTGGTCTTCGATCGCTTCGAATTGTCCATCGCACCAGGGGAACATGTGGCGCTGCTCGGTCCGAGCGGCACCGGAAAGTCGACACTCCTCGCGCTGATAGCCGGCCTCGCGCGTCCGGCAGCAGGAACAATATTGATCGACGGCCAAGGTCTTACCGACAATACCGCCGCAAACCTGCGCTCCGGTATGGCCTGGATCGGTCAGCGGCCGCACATCTTCGCCGGAACGCTGGCAAGCAACGTCGCGCTCGGCCGGAAGATTGATAGGGCGCACATCGCCGACGCATTGAAATTCGCAAAGCTCGGCGCGCTCGCCGTCGCGCGGGGCGCACATGCCATCGGCGAGAACGGCGTCGGCCTTTCCGGCGGCGAAGCTCTCCGGCTCGCCATTGCCCGGATCGCCGCTCGCCCTAATGCCGGGATCATCCTTGCCGACGAGCCGACGGCGCATCTCGACGCCGAAACAGCAAACGACATAGCGGACAGCCTGATCGCACTTGGCCGCGGCAAGACAATGATCATCGCGACACATGATCTGACATTGGCGCGGCGCATGGATCGCATCGTGCGCTTGGGTAACCGGCCGCTGGAGAGAGCGGCATGAGCAGAGTTTCGCGGGACCTAGCGCCTATACTTTCGCTTTTCTGGCGTGGACCGCGTGGCAAGCTTCTGTTCGGCTTGGGCCTCAACGCCGCAACCACATTGTGCGGTCTGGCGCTGCTTAGTCTTTCCGGCTGGTTCATCACGGCAACGGCGATTGCTGGACTGAGTGCAGCGACCGCTTTGGCCTTCGACGTCTTTTCGCCCTCTGCCGGCATCCGGTTCTTCGCATTGGCGCGGACGGTGAGCCGATATGGCGAACGCCTCGTTACGCACGACGCGACGCTCAGCGTTTTGGCGGAACTTCGCGAACGGCTCTTCCGCGGCTCAGCGGCCATGCGGGAGGCGGAAAAGTTGCGTATGCGCCCTGCGGCACTCTTGTTTCGTCTGACGCAAGATATCGATGCGCTCGATTCTCTTTATCTACGCGTGGTCGTTCCGGCCGCCGCCGCCATCGCCGCCGCATTGGCTATCGGCTTGTGCTTCGGCGCGATCCTGCCCGCCGTCGGCATTGGTTTTGCCGTCTTTCTTGCCATGGCCGGGCTCGGCATTCCGCTGATCGCCGCGCGCGTTGCCGAACGCCCCGCACAACGGCGCGTTCTTGCGCTTGAAGCGCTGCGATCTCGCGTTATCGATTTGGTCTTGGGGCAAACCGACCTCGTCATGTCCGGGCGGATTGGAGCACAGCGCCGTGCCATCGCCGAGGCGGATCGGAAGCTCTCGGATGCCGACAGCGAGCTTAATCTCGCTGAGGTCGCGTCCGGTGCAGCGCTTGGCATCGTCAGCGCCACTCTCATCGCCTCGGCGCTTTTCGTCACGCTTCAGCTTGCCCGGCATGCCGAAATCGGTGCGCCCATAATGGCGCTCGCTGTCCTTGTCACGATCGGGGCTCTTGAGCCGTTCGCTGCCTTGCGTCGGGGTGCCATCGAGCTTGGACGGACCTGCGTTGCCGCGCGCCGTGTCGCAGTTCGCCTCGAACCGCCTCCCCATGCTTCTGTGGCATCGCCACCGTCAGGCACCGCATGCGCGCTAGATACGGCCTCGGTCCATTACGGGCATGCGGACCGGCCTGCGATCCAAAATATCACCCTATCACTCCGGGTTGGCGAACGCGTTGCTCTGATCGGGAGCAGCGGATCTGGAAAATCGACTTTGATATTCGTCATAGCGGGCGAACTTTCTCCCGATCATGGTGCGGTTCGAAGTGTCCCTTCGACGCTTCTCACACAACGCACCGAACTTTTCACCGATACCCTTCGCAACAATCTTCGACTTGCGAATGCCACCGCCGATGATGATTGCCTGAGACGCGCCATGATGTCCGCCGGACTAAAGCCTTATCTCGACGCCCTTCCGAACGGTCTCGACACGCGCCTAGGCGAGGACGGTCTCGGGCTTTCGGGCGGCGAGGGGCGCCGCTTGGCGTTGGCGCGGCTTTTTCTTCGGAAAACACCACTTTGGCTTTTGGACGAACCGACCGAAGGCCTTGATGACGCGACGGCACGTGACGTCCTTGGGCGGCTGTCGGCAAACGCGGCGCAATGCACACTGCTCATTGCGACGCATATCCGCAGGGAAGCCGAAATCGCCGATCGTCTTATTGCAATGAAGGACGGACGGGTGATCGGTCAGGCATCGCGCGGAGATTCTCAATTCGAAGCCCTGCTCTCAACCCTGAGACAGGACTGACGACAATTGTTCCGGCGGCGTTTCTTCAGCGCCGTCATTTCGGAAGGAGGCCGACCGGGAGTCGGGAAAGCAGATGGAACTTGACATAGTGGCGCTCTCGCGCCTGCAATTTGCGACGACGGCGCTTTATCACTTCTTGTTCGTCCCGTTGACGCTTGGACTTTCGATCATCGTCGCGATCATGGAGACGGTCTATGTGATGACCGGCCGCCATATCTGGCGACAGATGACGAAATTCTGGGGCACGCTGTTCGGCATCAACTTCGTTGTCGGCGTCGCGACCGGGCTTGTCATGGAATTCCAGTTCGGAATGAACTGGAGCTATTACAGCCACTACGTCGGCGATATCTTCGGCGCGCCTCTCGCGATCGAGGGCCTGATGGCCTTCTTCCTGGAAGCGACATTCGTCGGTCTCTTCTTCTTCGGCTGGGACCGCATGTCTAAGGTCGGCCACCTTGTCGCGACGTGGTGCGTCGCAGCCGGATCGAATTTCTCGGCGCTTTGGATTTTGATTGCAAACGGCTGGATGCAGAATCCTGTCGGCGCGGCATTCAATCCGCAGACGATGCGCATGGAAGTCACGAACTTCTTCGATGTCGTCTTCAATCCGGTGGCGCAAGCAAAATTCGTGCACACGGTTTCGGCGGGCTACGTGACGGCTTCCGTCTTCGTTCTCGGTGTCTCCGCTTGGTACCTGTACAATCGTCGCCATGTCGCGCTCGCCAAGCGATCCATGACGGTCGCTGCTTCGTTCGGTCTGGCGGCGGCGCTTTCGGTCGTCGTCCTGGGCGATGAAAGCGGCTACCTATCGAGCGAACATCAGAAGATGAAGCTCGCAGCCATCGAAGCGATGTGGGAAACTGAGCCCGCTCCCGCGGCCTTCACGCTGTTCGGCTTCCCCGACCAGAAAGCCCGCGAGACCCACTTTGCCGTCCGGATCCCGTGGGTCATGGGCCTGATCGGCACCCGCTCTCTGACGACGCAAATTCCGGGCATCGACGCACTCGTCAACAGCGCCAAAACGCGGATCCGCAATGGCATCCTGGCTTACGATGCAGTTCAGCAAATACGCGCGGCTGGAGATCCGTCCAAGATTCCCCCGGCAGCGCGCGACGCACTTGAGAAGAACGGCAACGATCTGGGTTATGCGCTTCTGCTGAAGCGCTATGTCGATGATCCTCGCAAAGCGACCGATGCGCAGATCGAACAAGCCGCCATTGATACGATACCAAGCGTGCCGACCTTGTTCTGGGCGTTCCGCGTTATGGTCGGTTTGGGCTTCTTCTTCATCGCGTTGATGGCGACGTTCTTCTACCTGTCGGCGCGCAGGCGGCTTGACCATTACCCCTGGCTGCTTCGCATCGCGACCTTCGCCATCCCGCTGCCGTGGATCGCGGCGGAATTCGGATGGGTCGTTGCCGAGTTCGGGCGGCAACCATGGATCATCGAAGGTATCCTGCCGACCGCCGCCGCCGTTTCGAGCCTCGGTGCATTCACCGTACTCCTGACGCTTCTTGGCTTCATTGCGGTCTACTCGGTTCTCTTCATCATCGAGATGGGCCTGATGATCCGTGCGATTCGTTCCGGTCCTCAACCTGACGACGAGCCGGAAGCTATTCTTGTTTCTCCCAATCTCGTCGCTGCGGAGTAGATCAATGATCCTGCATCAGTTCATAGATTACGATACGCTTCGTATCATTTGGTGGCTGCTGCTCGGCATTCTGCTGATCGGTTTTGCCGTCATGGACGGTTTCGATCTCGGCGCCGCGGCTTTGTTGCCGTTCGTCGCCAAAACAGACGTTGAACGCCGTGTGGTGATCAACAGCATCGGACCGACTTGGGAAGGTAACCAGGTCTGGCTGATCCTCGGAGGCGGTGCAATCTTCGCCGCTTGGCCGCCGCTCTACGCGGTTTCGTTCTCCGGCTTCTATCTTGCGATGTTCGCCATTCTGTTCGCGCTGATCTTGCGGCCGGTCGGCTTCAAGTACCGCTCGAAACTCGAAGGTACGAGATGGCGCGAAACGTGGGATTGGGCGCTGTTTGTCGGCGGTGCCGTTCCGGCGTTGATCTTCGGCGTCGCGGTCGGCAATGTCCTGCGCGGCGTGCCGTTCCACTTCAACAGCGATCTTCGGATCTTCTACGACGGCACGACGCTGTTCGAACTTCTCAATCCGTTTGCCCTGCTCTGCGGATTGGTCTCCGTCGCCATGCTCGTAATGCACGGGGCCGGGTGGATCATATTGAAGTCGGAGGGTCCGGTCGCTGACCGTGCCCGCAGCTTTGGAAGCGCCGCCGCACTTGCGACCATTGCTCTCTTCATTATCGGCGGTGTCGTGCTGTGGCTCGGAATCGATGGTTATCAGATCACGAGCACGGTCAATCCAGTAGGACCGTCTAACCCGCTGGCAAAGACCGTCGCCAAAGCGTCGGGGGCGTGGTTCACTAACTATGGCTCGTATCCGCTTACGATCCTAGCGCCCGTACTTGGAATAATCGGCGCCGGCGCTACCTACGTCTTCATGAACGCCCGACGGGAAATCGCGACGATTTTGGCGTCGTCACTCTCCATCGCGGGAATCATTACGACGGTTGGCGTTTCGATATTCCCATTTCTTCTGCCGTCTTCGATCGACCCGCGGTCGAGCTTGACGGTTTGGGATGCATCGTCGAGCCACCTGACGCTCTTCATCATGCTCGTCTGCGCGGTGATCTTCGTGCCGATCATCATTGCATACACGACGTGGGTCTATCACGTGATGTGGGGAAAGGTTGACGAGAAAGCGATCCGTGACGACCACGGCCACGCTTACTGAGCCACTGGAAAGGAGAGAACTATCATGTGGTATTTCGCTTGGCTTCTCGGCCTTCCGCTGGCAGCCGCTTTCGCCGTTCTCAACGCCATGTGGTACGAGCTGATGGAAGATTCAGCCGCCGCTCGTGCGCAGACGGCGCCGGCCAAAGGATCGGCTCAGCGGAAATAAAACGGAATGACGTAGGCGAGCTGCGTTGGCGTCAAATCCGCCGGCGGCTCGCCGAACGGCGCCGATTTACGAATAACAGTCAGCGCGGCGGCATCGAGTGTTGCGCTGCCTGAAGACTCCGAAATCTTGAGATATCGAATGCCGCCGTCAGCGGCGATACCGAATGAAACGCGGACCGTGCCGCGGACGCCAATGCTTGTTGGCTTATTGCGCGCCAGTTGTGCGCGGACACGCGCACCATAGCTTAAAGCATTTCCCCGGCTCGCCGAGACCCGGCCACTTACCGAAGCTTGAGATGCATTAGAGCGCGAAGTGGAACTGCCAGCGACCTGCGCATGCGACTCCTGCTGCGGGGTCTTCTTTTCCTTTTCGACTTCCTTTTTCTTTTCTGCCTTCGCGGGGCTGTCGTCTTTCGTTTCGACCGCCTCCGGCATTTCCTTGACCTCGATCTCAGCGATCTGATCGGCCTTGATCTCGCTTACCGCTTGCTCGATACCCCCACCGCGAATAACCGGCAGCGGATCGTCCGTCGGCGTCAGCGCGGTCGGCGTGACGTCGGCAACATCAATCGGCTTCGGCGGCGGTTCATCTGAAAGCGGATCGTTCTCCAACTCCGCAAGCTCTTGCGGTTTCGATTCCGCGGCTTGGACGCTCCCGGCCTGAGACGCCGCTGCAGAGGCTGATGCCATCTGCACGCTTTCCGTCGAGATCGACTCGAGAACGACCGACTGCTCCATTGAGAGGCTGAAGGTGTCGGTGTTATCCAAAAGCGTGCCGAATTGCTCGCCAGAGTTTCCCATAAACATCGAGGCAATGACTCCACCGTGCAATACAGTCGAAATTGCGATGGCTGCAACGAGAAGCTTTTGGGAAGCACTCTTTGCCGTGTCCAATGGCTTTTCGATCTTGAACGGCGGAAGCACCACCGCTCGTCTGGCGACGTTTTCCGCCCGACTGAGCGCCTTGGCAAAGTCGAACGCGACGATATTGGATCCGGCCGAGGCATCGAGCGCGCGGCCCCCACCCGTTCGCGAACGTTCATCGCGGCGCGGGTGGTCATTGCGTTCGATGAGCGTCACGTTCGCTCGCCTCCGGTTACAACAAACTGGCTTTTGTCATGATGGCGTCGGCGAATTCCTCCGCCGACGCCCGAACTTCTTCTCCGTGCGATCGCGCCCCGTGGTCTAGAACCTCGCCTTTGTCGTGAGCAGGAACGTGCGGCCGCGACCTGTTTCGACCGGCGCATCGCCAGTGGCAGGAGCACTGAGCGCAGGCGTGTAGGCGACGTCCGTGAGATTTGTCACGTTGAGAGAGACGTCGATGTCGTCGGTGACCTTGTAGCTCGAGAAGAGATCGTAGGTCGTATAGCCCTCGTAAGTCAGCACGCCGTCGGAACCAACGTTCACATCGGCCTTCTGACTGTCGGAAACGATATTCGCTCTTGCACCGACCGTCAGACGCTCAGCAAAGAAGCGAAGGCCACCGGTGACGGTCGCAAGATCGCCAGGCAGATAGCTGTGCAGTCCCAGGCCATCCATCTGCGACGGAAGCGTCGTATGGTTATGGCTATAGCTCAGACCCGCGAAGAGATAACCCGCATCGTACGTGCCTTGCAGTTCGACACCTTCGACTTTCGAAGTGCCTTGGTTGTTTATGAACGTGCAGATAATTCCGAAGTCGTCGCACGCGGCCGTAATGTAGTTGTCCACGTCCATCGTGTAGTAATCGCCTTTGAAGCGGAACTGATCGCCGGACTGGAAGATATTGTTGATCTTTGAATTGAAGCCAAACTCCCACCCCTTCTGTGATTCAGGCTGAAGAAGAGGATTTGGCAAAAAGTTGGGCTCGAAGACACTGCCTGGATGCGTGCCGTCGAGAAGCGTTTCCGAGATGGTTGGAGCGCGGAACGAATTCGACCAGGTCACATACGGCTGGAACCATTCGACCGGCTTTGCGGCAAGCGTCAACTTCGGACTGAAACCACCGTCGCTTTTGTCGACCTGGTACGGTCCGAGCGAAAGACCATTCGGTAGCGCCGGCGTGTATCCAGGCGGCAGGTAGGGAAGCAAGTATGGCGGAATATGGGGCTCCGTCACGTCCCCGTGGCCGTTCAAGTTATAGTCGTCGTAGCGCAGACCAACGATAAAATCGAAGATGCTTTTTGAGAAGGTTGTTTCAGAAAACGCGCCACGGATCGTTGAATTGCCGGACGGATTGACACCGCCACCAGCGCTCGGATCTAGCGCGTTTGAGGCGTCAACTTTGTCATGAAAGTATTCGTAGCCGTAGTTCGATTTGACGTGGATGCCACCAAGATCAAATAGCGACGTATTCTGCAGGGTGAAGCCCAGACCAAGATCATTGATCTTACGGCCTTCGGCAGCAGAGGCGCCATCGATACCGCTCCCGTACTTCATCGTCAGGTCGCTGCCAGAGAAATTGGCGCGAAAATGTACGAAATCATTGCCGATGGGGTCGTAGGAATACTGGGCAGTGTAGATCTTCGAATCGATATTCTGATTGTAGGAATTTGCGGTGAAGTCGTTGTTGTATAGCACTGTGCCGAACGACAACCGCTGTTCCGGATCGATCTGGATGTGTACTTTTGCCAAACCAGAGATCAGGTCTTGATCGGTGTAGGGCACGCGCTGACCCAAACCGTTATCGTAATCGTCCTGATCGTGCTTGCTGATGGCGCCGATAACGCTGATCGCCCCGCTGCGGATGGCTCCCGCACCCATCTCGGAGAATCCGACGCCATTACTTCCCCACGAGGAAAGGACTGTCGCGCCGTAGTTGCTCCCCGGCTTCAGCACATCATCGACATCAAGCGTTCGCATGTCCGCTGTACCAGCGAGAGCGCCTGCACCGCCCGCTGTCGAAACCGAGCCGCGCTGTACCTCGATGCTCGCCAGAAGTAATGGATCGACATAGGCAAAACCCGATGCCGTATGGCCAGTGAATCTGAAATTCTGCCGCACACCGTCGATCGTCATATTCACGCGGCCTTCGCCTTCGAAGCCGCGTATGTTGACTGCGATGCCGGGATTGTTCGGATCGTCGCCGGTCGAGACCCCGGACATCGAACGAAACACATCTTGAAGATTGGTCTGCCCGAACGTCTGAATTTCGCTTTGACCCGCGACGCTCACACCAGCCGGCGTGCTATAGGGCGAGTCAATCAATCCGGCTTGATTGCCGCCTTCGCTCGCCGCCGGCGGAGGCGTCGCCGAATTAGCAGTCTTCTGGACTGGAGCAGCCTGTGGCTTCTTTTTCGGAGCGCTGCTTTTCTTCGCTTGCGCGGATTGAACGTCGATGCCCGGCAGCGGTGTTTCTTGTGCGAATGCCGTTCCGGCCAACGTCAGCGCTGCGGCCGACACGGTCAGCGCCAAGGCCGCCTTGCCAAAGCTTTTGCAAGCGGGAACCTGATGCAATCCCACCGCGATCAAACGCGCATTACTCGAATCATCAACGCCGCGCACAGCCATCCTATCGTCCCCCGTTATTCCGTGTTGATACGGGGCTGGCTGGCTAGGCGCTTAAGCGCACAATGGCGGGCTTGCCTCCTCTTTGCGAAACCCTCCCCCGGAGGTGATCGCAATGAAGATCCCGACGTTTGCCGGGTATACGACTGAGAATATGAAAGTCTACATTATTAGTCAACAATAAGACGCCGTTTAGTTGTGTCTTTTCAGCGACAAACATGCCGAGTTTCGCAGAAATGAATGCAATTACGGCCCCGGTCGCAAATCCGCACGAGGCGAACGTCGACCGAGGCCGTAGTCAGATCAAAGCGACCGGCGCTTTTCAGTTCAAACCGAGCTTGCCGCGAAGCGTTGAAAGTTCGGTCGCCAGAGCGTTGACCTTGGCTGACAGAACCTTGCGGTCTTCGTCCGACAGCTTGTCGTAAAGCTCGTAGCCGTCAGCCGTCTTGTACTTCTCCAGCGTGTCGTCGACGACCTTGAAGTCACCGTCGACCTTCTTCACGAAGTCAGGGTGATCCTTCTCGATGAGCGGCCGGACAAGATCGTAGATCTTCTTCGAGCCGTCGAAGT from Hyphomicrobium sp. MC1 harbors:
- a CDS encoding amino acid ABC transporter ATP-binding/permease protein, coding for MSRVSRDLAPILSLFWRGPRGKLLFGLGLNAATTLCGLALLSLSGWFITATAIAGLSAATALAFDVFSPSAGIRFFALARTVSRYGERLVTHDATLSVLAELRERLFRGSAAMREAEKLRMRPAALLFRLTQDIDALDSLYLRVVVPAAAAIAAALAIGLCFGAILPAVGIGFAVFLAMAGLGIPLIAARVAERPAQRRVLALEALRSRVIDLVLGQTDLVMSGRIGAQRRAIAEADRKLSDADSELNLAEVASGAALGIVSATLIASALFVTLQLARHAEIGAPIMALAVLVTIGALEPFAALRRGAIELGRTCVAARRVAVRLEPPPHASVASPPSGTACALDTASVHYGHADRPAIQNITLSLRVGERVALIGSSGSGKSTLIFVIAGELSPDHGAVRSVPSTLLTQRTELFTDTLRNNLRLANATADDDCLRRAMMSAGLKPYLDALPNGLDTRLGEDGLGLSGGEGRRLALARLFLRKTPLWLLDEPTEGLDDATARDVLGRLSANAAQCTLLIATHIRREAEIADRLIAMKDGRVIGQASRGDSQFEALLSTLRQD
- the cydX gene encoding cytochrome bd-I oxidase subunit CydX, with protein sequence MWYFAWLLGLPLAAAFAVLNAMWYELMEDSAAARAQTAPAKGSAQRK
- a CDS encoding TonB family protein — protein: MTLIERNDHPRRDERSRTGGGRALDASAGSNIVAFDFAKALSRAENVARRAVVLPPFKIEKPLDTAKSASQKLLVAAIAISTVLHGGVIASMFMGNSGEQFGTLLDNTDTFSLSMEQSVVLESISTESVQMASASAAASQAGSVQAAESKPQELAELENDPLSDEPPPKPIDVADVTPTALTPTDDPLPVIRGGGIEQAVSEIKADQIAEIEVKEMPEAVETKDDSPAKAEKKKEVEKEKKTPQQESHAQVAGSSTSRSNASQASVSGRVSASRGNALSYGARVRAQLARNKPTSIGVRGTVRVSFGIAADGGIRYLKISESSGSATLDAAALTVIRKSAPFGEPPADLTPTQLAYVIPFYFR
- the cydB gene encoding cytochrome d ubiquinol oxidase subunit II, yielding MILHQFIDYDTLRIIWWLLLGILLIGFAVMDGFDLGAAALLPFVAKTDVERRVVINSIGPTWEGNQVWLILGGGAIFAAWPPLYAVSFSGFYLAMFAILFALILRPVGFKYRSKLEGTRWRETWDWALFVGGAVPALIFGVAVGNVLRGVPFHFNSDLRIFYDGTTLFELLNPFALLCGLVSVAMLVMHGAGWIILKSEGPVADRARSFGSAAALATIALFIIGGVVLWLGIDGYQITSTVNPVGPSNPLAKTVAKASGAWFTNYGSYPLTILAPVLGIIGAGATYVFMNARREIATILASSLSIAGIITTVGVSIFPFLLPSSIDPRSSLTVWDASSSHLTLFIMLVCAVIFVPIIIAYTTWVYHVMWGKVDEKAIRDDHGHAY
- a CDS encoding cytochrome ubiquinol oxidase subunit I; amino-acid sequence: MELDIVALSRLQFATTALYHFLFVPLTLGLSIIVAIMETVYVMTGRHIWRQMTKFWGTLFGINFVVGVATGLVMEFQFGMNWSYYSHYVGDIFGAPLAIEGLMAFFLEATFVGLFFFGWDRMSKVGHLVATWCVAAGSNFSALWILIANGWMQNPVGAAFNPQTMRMEVTNFFDVVFNPVAQAKFVHTVSAGYVTASVFVLGVSAWYLYNRRHVALAKRSMTVAASFGLAAALSVVVLGDESGYLSSEHQKMKLAAIEAMWETEPAPAAFTLFGFPDQKARETHFAVRIPWVMGLIGTRSLTTQIPGIDALVNSAKTRIRNGILAYDAVQQIRAAGDPSKIPPAARDALEKNGNDLGYALLLKRYVDDPRKATDAQIEQAAIDTIPSVPTLFWAFRVMVGLGFFFIALMATFFYLSARRRLDHYPWLLRIATFAIPLPWIAAEFGWVVAEFGRQPWIIEGILPTAAAVSSLGAFTVLLTLLGFIAVYSVLFIIEMGLMIRAIRSGPQPDDEPEAILVSPNLVAAE
- the cydD gene encoding thiol reductant ABC exporter subunit CydD, with protein sequence MASEAAVAGENAHQSAQPARLKTTVHGKSAALQIAASLLWVPQAALIAVTIGDVANGDASTGSAWAAFGVLAIGVLRAVLDSLGSRMAFRAGRSVASRLRQQAVAALAERSPLDIERPEAGKAASVIAEQAEMIVPYVARFEVAKLRAVVVPIVLFAVVLWLSWAAAIVLLFAAPLIPVFMALIGWRAQEASEAQLAKTGDMNAFLLDRLRGITTIRSLGAVDATAKRLRANAEDLRTRTMTVLRIAFLSSAVLELFAALGVAMVAVYIGFYLLGQLNFGTWGVHLGLSGGLFILLLAPAFFEPLRELSAVWHDRAAGRAAIDELNRLSTSGRTIPGSITHSKAAVADLTSAPAIRIDKLSFRYGDSDGLVFDRFELSIAPGEHVALLGPSGTGKSTLLALIAGLARPAAGTILIDGQGLTDNTAANLRSGMAWIGQRPHIFAGTLASNVALGRKIDRAHIADALKFAKLGALAVARGAHAIGENGVGLSGGEALRLAIARIAARPNAGIILADEPTAHLDAETANDIADSLIALGRGKTMIIATHDLTLARRMDRIVRLGNRPLERAA
- a CDS encoding TonB-dependent receptor domain-containing protein translates to MAVRGVDDSSNARLIAVGLHQVPACKSFGKAALALTVSAAALTLAGTAFAQETPLPGIDVQSAQAKKSSAPKKKPQAAPVQKTANSATPPPAASEGGNQAGLIDSPYSTPAGVSVAGQSEIQTFGQTNLQDVFRSMSGVSTGDDPNNPGIAVNIRGFEGEGRVNMTIDGVRQNFRFTGHTASGFAYVDPLLLASIEVQRGSVSTAGGAGALAGTADMRTLDVDDVLKPGSNYGATVLSSWGSNGVGFSEMGAGAIRSGAISVIGAISKHDQDDYDNGLGQRVPYTDQDLISGLAKVHIQIDPEQRLSFGTVLYNNDFTANSYNQNIDSKIYTAQYSYDPIGNDFVHFRANFSGSDLTMKYGSGIDGASAAEGRKINDLGLGFTLQNTSLFDLGGIHVKSNYGYEYFHDKVDASNALDPSAGGGVNPSGNSTIRGAFSETTFSKSIFDFIVGLRYDDYNLNGHGDVTEPHIPPYLLPYLPPGYTPALPNGLSLGPYQVDKSDGGFSPKLTLAAKPVEWFQPYVTWSNSFRAPTISETLLDGTHPGSVFEPNFLPNPLLQPESQKGWEFGFNSKINNIFQSGDQFRFKGDYYTMDVDNYITAACDDFGIICTFINNQGTSKVEGVELQGTYDAGYLFAGLSYSHNHTTLPSQMDGLGLHSYLPGDLATVTGGLRFFAERLTVGARANIVSDSQKADVNVGSDGVLTYEGYTTYDLFSSYKVTDDIDVSLNVTNLTDVAYTPALSAPATGDAPVETGRGRTFLLTTKARF